A single region of the Salipaludibacillus sp. LMS25 genome encodes:
- a CDS encoding SDR family NAD(P)-dependent oxidoreductase has protein sequence MDTVLITGGAGFIGSHVTDALVESGISVVVLDNLSTGNRRNINLSPAVTFIEGDVRDDDLIEKIFKKNPSMSSVIHLAAQSKVGPSLNNPLEDLMINVKGTVTLLEVARRHEVKTFVYASSAAVYGHVENLPITEEEHTKPLSPYGASKLAAEQYVQTFGALYDMNISALRFANVYGPRQSADTEAGVITIFIEKLLSGRTPLIQGDGQQTRDFVYVDDVVKAVITPFLRSNETKVNGVFNVSSQSQTTINQLLMVLCREVGNTFNPDYSSERPGDIKHSYLSHDKITKIFNWKPHTSLNEGLKRTVQYYRSLLEDC, from the coding sequence ATGGATACTGTATTAATTACAGGAGGCGCTGGGTTTATAGGTTCTCATGTTACGGATGCTCTTGTAGAGAGCGGTATATCGGTTGTTGTCCTTGATAATCTTTCAACAGGTAATAGAAGGAATATTAATTTATCTCCTGCTGTCACATTTATTGAGGGTGATGTGAGGGATGACGATCTTATAGAAAAAATCTTTAAAAAAAACCCTAGTATGTCAAGTGTTATTCATTTAGCTGCACAAAGTAAAGTTGGTCCGTCACTTAATAATCCACTAGAAGATTTAATGATTAACGTGAAAGGGACTGTGACATTATTAGAAGTAGCAAGAAGGCATGAGGTTAAAACGTTCGTTTATGCTTCTTCAGCCGCTGTATATGGGCATGTAGAGAACTTGCCTATTACCGAGGAAGAGCATACTAAACCGTTGTCACCATATGGCGCTTCGAAACTTGCTGCGGAGCAATATGTCCAAACTTTTGGTGCTCTCTACGACATGAATATAAGTGCGCTTAGATTTGCGAATGTTTATGGTCCAAGACAAAGTGCTGATACAGAAGCAGGGGTAATTACAATTTTTATAGAAAAATTATTGTCAGGACGTACACCCTTAATCCAAGGGGATGGTCAGCAGACTCGTGATTTCGTGTATGTGGATGATGTCGTTAAAGCTGTCATTACACCATTTTTAAGGAGTAATGAAACAAAGGTTAATGGGGTATTTAATGTTAGTTCTCAGTCTCAGACAACGATAAATCAGTTGCTAATGGTTCTCTGTAGAGAAGTGGGGAATACGTTTAACCCTGATTATAGTTCAGAAAGACCGGGGGATATTAAGCATAGTTATTTAAGTCATGATAAAATAACTAAAATATTTAATTGGAAACCTCATACGTCTCTTAACGAGGGGCTGAAACGTACTGTCCAATATTATCGGTCATTATTGGAAGATTGTTAA